One Bradyrhizobium manausense DNA segment encodes these proteins:
- a CDS encoding OmpA family protein: protein MTNLRFVLLATTALTAMQFASSASHAQSAPLVVAQAQETGPDGKPKQPPKEAPKGPPPAARPAAPPPAAPARPTAPPPTAAPPHPPAAPPPAAAPSRPTPPPPPPAARQAPPPPPSPPAAPKPPTPPPAAAPQHAPPPAPQQHAPPPPPPPPAAAPARPAATPTPPPPAATPPSAARPAPTATPAPTPPAPAARPATPSATPAPSATPAPGATPPGRPGAPPAAGTTAPGATPAPTATPAPGTTPHGRPGAPPAAGSPAPGATPAPGGAVTSPPGRQGGTPPAAGAPAAGTPPAAPQAGAVPRPPAPPPGAAAPTVVPATPAAAPPPNKAQYAPPTVAPAFRAAPTVAAPLPPPPRPQQRDLTPLAIGAGVVAGAVIGATIADYRNQRHEVVEGGRTIYTEPDRIIVRDPSGQEYVRGNDLYRFRYGARDIRTETVGGETRTVVIRPDGTEIITVVGPDGSLMRRIRRDTRGREIVIIDNTYRDPRAVGGFYVDVPPPVVSIPYDRYIVDAQEASPQVIYDTMRAPPVQRIDRRYSLDEIRYSPNVRMAMPSVDVNTINFATGSWTIPPDQAARLQVIADGINQAIQANPQEVFLIEGHTDAVGNDVDNLSLSDRRAQAAAELLTQQFNVPAENLTSQGYGKQYLKEQTDGPSLINRRVTVRRITPLLNGGQANAAPPPPRQ from the coding sequence ATGACCAATCTTCGCTTCGTGCTGCTTGCCACGACGGCTCTGACCGCGATGCAATTCGCAAGCTCCGCATCGCATGCGCAAAGCGCGCCGCTCGTGGTCGCGCAGGCCCAAGAGACGGGCCCTGACGGAAAACCGAAGCAGCCTCCGAAGGAAGCGCCGAAGGGGCCGCCTCCCGCTGCGCGCCCGGCCGCACCGCCGCCCGCGGCTCCTGCTCGCCCGACCGCTCCCCCGCCGACGGCTGCCCCCCCGCATCCGCCCGCCGCACCTCCGCCGGCAGCCGCACCTTCACGCCCGACGCCGCCACCCCCGCCGCCCGCGGCACGTCAGGCTCCGCCGCCGCCCCCATCACCGCCGGCTGCACCGAAGCCACCGACGCCGCCTCCCGCAGCCGCCCCGCAACATGCACCACCCCCGGCTCCGCAGCAGCATGCGCCGCCTCCGCCACCCCCGCCGCCCGCGGCAGCGCCCGCACGTCCGGCTGCCACGCCGACACCTCCACCGCCCGCAGCCACACCGCCGTCCGCGGCCCGACCAGCTCCGACGGCAACGCCGGCTCCGACGCCTCCCGCCCCGGCAGCTCGCCCGGCGACGCCCTCAGCCACGCCAGCACCGTCCGCGACACCGGCACCTGGCGCCACGCCGCCCGGACGTCCCGGCGCGCCGCCGGCCGCAGGAACAACGGCTCCAGGTGCAACGCCGGCTCCGACGGCAACGCCGGCACCCGGCACCACGCCTCACGGACGTCCCGGCGCTCCTCCCGCCGCAGGATCGCCGGCTCCGGGCGCGACGCCCGCACCCGGCGGGGCGGTGACGTCGCCTCCCGGACGTCAGGGTGGAACGCCGCCCGCCGCGGGTGCACCCGCTGCCGGAACGCCGCCTGCGGCCCCGCAGGCGGGTGCCGTGCCGCGTCCCCCGGCTCCGCCACCCGGCGCCGCGGCGCCGACCGTCGTCCCTGCCACGCCGGCCGCCGCACCGCCGCCGAACAAGGCGCAATACGCGCCGCCGACGGTTGCACCGGCCTTCCGCGCCGCGCCGACAGTTGCAGCACCGCTGCCGCCGCCGCCGCGTCCGCAGCAACGTGACCTGACGCCACTTGCGATCGGGGCGGGCGTGGTCGCCGGCGCCGTGATCGGCGCCACCATTGCCGACTACCGCAATCAGCGGCACGAGGTCGTCGAAGGCGGTCGCACCATCTACACCGAGCCGGATCGCATCATCGTCCGCGATCCGAGCGGCCAGGAGTACGTGCGCGGCAACGATCTCTATCGCTTCCGCTATGGTGCGCGCGACATCCGCACCGAGACGGTCGGCGGCGAAACCCGCACGGTCGTGATCCGTCCCGATGGCACCGAGATCATCACGGTGGTCGGTCCGGACGGGAGCTTGATGCGCCGTATCCGCAGGGACACGCGCGGGCGCGAGATCGTGATCATCGACAACACCTACCGCGATCCGCGTGCGGTCGGCGGCTTCTATGTCGACGTGCCGCCGCCGGTGGTCAGCATCCCCTACGATCGCTACATCGTCGATGCCCAGGAGGCCTCGCCGCAGGTGATCTACGACACGATGCGGGCCCCGCCGGTGCAGCGGATCGATCGGCGCTACTCGCTCGACGAGATCCGCTACTCGCCGAACGTCCGCATGGCGATGCCGAGCGTCGACGTCAACACGATCAACTTCGCCACGGGATCGTGGACCATTCCGCCGGACCAGGCGGCGCGGTTGCAGGTGATCGCCGACGGCATCAACCAGGCGATCCAGGCCAACCCGCAGGAAGTGTTCCTGATCGAGGGCCACACCGATGCGGTCGGCAACGACGTCGACAATCTGTCGCTGTCGGATCGCCGGGCGCAGGCCGCGGCCGAATTGCTGACCCAGCAGTTCAACGTCCCAGCGGAGAACCTGACCTCGCAGGGCTACGGCAAGCAGTACCTGAAGGAGCAGACCGACGGCCCGAGCCTGATCAACCGGCGCGTCACCGTCCGTCGCATCACGCCGCTGCTCAATGGCGGCCAGGCCAACGCGGCACCGCCTCCGCCGCGCCAGTAA
- a CDS encoding invasion associated locus B family protein: MWRVLILALMTGVAAGGIADSARAQTAQPAPKAAPKAAAPAHATAKTAAKPEGKPVAPPAAVAGGAEPTLIGQFGTWGAYSAMPNGKKVCFALAKPSSSKTNPPNRPRDPAYAFVSTRPAEKVNNEVSVMIGYALKPGSESTVEVGGASFAMYTQGDGLWIKNAAEEDRMVEAMRKSADLVVKGVSAKGTETTDTFSLKGLAQALDRISQDCRR, encoded by the coding sequence ATGTGGCGGGTGCTGATTTTAGCTTTGATGACTGGCGTGGCGGCCGGCGGAATCGCTGATTCTGCACGGGCACAGACGGCGCAACCGGCGCCCAAAGCCGCACCGAAGGCGGCTGCGCCGGCCCATGCAACTGCAAAGACGGCAGCCAAGCCCGAGGGTAAGCCGGTCGCCCCGCCCGCGGCGGTGGCGGGCGGCGCGGAGCCGACCTTGATCGGTCAGTTCGGCACCTGGGGCGCCTATTCGGCGATGCCCAACGGCAAGAAAGTCTGCTTTGCGCTGGCCAAGCCGTCGTCGTCGAAGACCAATCCGCCGAACCGGCCGCGTGATCCGGCCTATGCCTTCGTCTCGACCCGCCCGGCCGAGAAGGTGAACAACGAAGTCTCCGTCATGATCGGCTATGCGCTGAAGCCGGGGTCGGAATCGACCGTCGAGGTAGGTGGCGCCTCCTTCGCGATGTACACGCAGGGCGACGGCCTCTGGATCAAGAATGCGGCCGAGGAGGATCGGATGGTCGAGGCCATGCGCAAATCCGCCGATCTCGTGGTCAAGGGCGTCTCGGCCAAGGGCACGGAGACGACCGACACCTTCTCGCTGAAGGGCCTCGCCCAGGCGCTGGACCGGATTTCGCAGGATTGCAGGCGTTAA
- a CDS encoding FkbM family methyltransferase yields MTPDNTPSTAPFGAFAPNAAQAAIIRLAQQSGLKRGAFRPWMSRLVNLLRGGPVDVQYQGASFRFYHQGSATERGALFNPDYNIDELDFLRQHTPAGGSFVDVGANVGTFALVMARHVGTSGKVIAIEPHPLTFGRLSFNHAASKAAQVRLVQAAAGDADGELMIESGGGNLGATHVVTGTASAEAIKVPSLRLTRILEEAGVGQVDSLKIDVEGFEDRVLIGFFRDASPSLWPRAVVIEHLSQNEWREDCIADMVARGFTIARKTRSNTFLSR; encoded by the coding sequence TTGACGCCCGACAACACCCCTTCAACCGCGCCGTTCGGTGCGTTTGCGCCGAACGCAGCGCAGGCCGCGATCATCCGCCTCGCGCAACAATCGGGGCTGAAGCGCGGCGCATTCCGTCCGTGGATGTCGCGGCTGGTCAATCTGCTGCGCGGCGGCCCGGTCGACGTGCAGTATCAGGGCGCCTCGTTCCGCTTCTATCACCAGGGCAGCGCCACCGAACGCGGCGCACTGTTCAACCCCGACTACAACATCGACGAGCTCGACTTCCTGCGCCAGCACACACCGGCCGGCGGCAGCTTCGTCGATGTCGGCGCCAATGTCGGCACCTTTGCGCTGGTGATGGCGCGGCATGTCGGGACGTCAGGCAAGGTGATCGCGATCGAACCGCATCCCCTCACCTTTGGACGGCTCTCGTTCAACCATGCCGCATCGAAGGCAGCGCAGGTGCGCCTGGTGCAGGCCGCTGCGGGCGACGCCGACGGCGAGCTGATGATCGAGAGCGGCGGCGGCAATCTCGGCGCCACGCATGTCGTCACCGGCACGGCCAGCGCTGAAGCCATCAAGGTGCCGTCGCTGCGGCTCACGCGCATCCTCGAAGAGGCCGGCGTCGGCCAGGTCGATTCGCTCAAGATCGATGTCGAGGGCTTTGAAGACCGCGTGCTGATCGGCTTCTTCCGCGACGCGTCGCCATCGCTGTGGCCGCGCGCGGTGGTGATCGAACATCTGTCACAAAACGAATGGCGAGAAGATTGTATCGCTGACATGGTTGCGCGCGGCTTTACGATCGCGCGCAAGACGCGAAGCAATACGTTCCTGTCACGCTGA
- a CDS encoding 4a-hydroxytetrahydrobiopterin dehydratase: MAERLSADARKQALGGIPGWTDVQGRDAVGKTFVFKDFNEAFGFMTRAALVAEKMDHHPEWRNVYKTVEVVLSTHDAGGVTKLDIELATAMNAIARLTSG, encoded by the coding sequence ATGGCAGAACGGCTATCGGCAGACGCACGCAAGCAGGCGCTGGGTGGTATTCCGGGCTGGACCGACGTTCAGGGCCGCGACGCCGTCGGCAAGACCTTTGTCTTCAAGGACTTCAACGAGGCCTTCGGCTTCATGACCCGGGCCGCGCTGGTCGCCGAGAAGATGGATCACCACCCCGAATGGCGCAATGTCTACAAGACGGTCGAGGTTGTGCTGTCGACCCATGACGCCGGCGGCGTCACCAAGCTCGATATCGAGCTCGCCACCGCGATGAACGCCATCGCCAGGCTGACATCAGGCTGA
- a CDS encoding phosphatase PAP2 family protein, which produces MNRTGLFIALALWLVIGVVFGLYPELDLKLAALFFDPATKTFPLKLNEWAGIARDAAMWVSWAFVLPALVALVVKMIRPDRPLMVSGRAIVFLLVTVILSAGILTNLTFKTYWGRPRPVVVTQFAGDQKFVAWWDPRGDCARNCSFFSGEGATAFWTLAPAALAPPAWRPLAYAGAVVFGAVTSGLRMAFGGHFFTDVATAGLVTFVVIWFGYAMIYRWPRTRFSDEAIDAALTRLNMPAYRLRKRLFGRKTGPAASI; this is translated from the coding sequence ATGAACCGGACTGGACTCTTCATCGCCCTGGCGCTGTGGCTCGTGATCGGCGTCGTTTTCGGCCTCTATCCCGAGCTCGATCTCAAGCTCGCCGCGCTGTTCTTCGATCCCGCGACAAAAACCTTTCCACTCAAGCTGAACGAATGGGCCGGAATCGCGCGCGACGCTGCAATGTGGGTCTCCTGGGCGTTCGTGCTGCCGGCGCTGGTCGCGCTCGTGGTCAAGATGATCAGGCCCGACCGGCCCTTGATGGTGTCGGGCCGCGCGATCGTGTTCCTGCTGGTCACGGTCATCCTGTCGGCCGGCATTCTCACCAACCTCACCTTCAAGACCTACTGGGGCCGGCCGCGTCCGGTGGTGGTCACGCAATTCGCCGGCGACCAGAAATTCGTGGCGTGGTGGGATCCGCGCGGCGATTGCGCGCGCAATTGCTCGTTCTTCTCGGGCGAAGGCGCGACGGCATTCTGGACACTGGCGCCGGCCGCGCTGGCACCGCCGGCGTGGCGGCCGCTCGCCTATGCCGGTGCAGTCGTGTTCGGTGCCGTGACCAGCGGGCTCCGCATGGCCTTCGGAGGCCACTTCTTCACCGATGTCGCGACCGCCGGCCTCGTCACCTTCGTGGTGATCTGGTTCGGCTACGCGATGATCTACCGCTGGCCCCGGACCCGGTTTTCGGACGAGGCGATCGATGCTGCCCTGACCCGGCTGAACATGCCCGCCTACCGGCTCCGCAAGCGCCTGTTCGGCCGCAAGACCGGTCCGGCAGCGTCGATTTGA
- a CDS encoding NADPH:quinone oxidoreductase family protein, which translates to MKAILCSQYCQPDDLVLADVPDPVAGPGEAVIAIKAAALNFFDILMIQGKYQIKPPFPFSPAAEVAGVIESIGPGVTDLKVGDRVVASCGHNGAREKIALPAAGIVKIPDNLDYDRAAGIIIIYGTALHALEDRASPKPGETLAVLGAAGGTGLAACELGKLMGLKVIACASSDEKLEFAKAHGAELTLNYSNEDLKEGLRKLTGGKGVDIIFDPVGGTYAEQALRSIAWEGRFLVIGFAAGDIPKMPLNLALLKGCDIRGVFWGAWTRLNPEKNRANLEKLVKWTAEGKISSHVDRTFPLAQTADALKVLAGRQAMGKVILHP; encoded by the coding sequence ATGAAAGCCATTCTCTGCTCGCAATATTGCCAGCCCGACGACCTCGTGCTCGCAGACGTGCCGGATCCGGTGGCAGGTCCCGGCGAAGCCGTGATCGCGATCAAGGCGGCGGCGCTGAACTTCTTCGACATCCTGATGATCCAGGGCAAGTACCAGATCAAGCCGCCGTTCCCGTTCTCGCCGGCAGCCGAAGTCGCGGGCGTGATCGAAAGCATCGGGCCTGGCGTGACCGACCTCAAGGTCGGCGATCGCGTCGTCGCTTCGTGCGGCCACAACGGCGCGCGCGAAAAGATCGCGTTGCCGGCGGCAGGAATCGTGAAGATCCCTGACAATCTCGATTACGACCGCGCGGCCGGCATCATCATCATCTACGGCACCGCGCTGCATGCGCTGGAAGATCGCGCCAGCCCGAAGCCCGGCGAGACGCTCGCAGTGCTCGGCGCGGCCGGCGGCACCGGTCTCGCTGCCTGTGAACTCGGCAAGCTGATGGGCCTGAAGGTGATCGCTTGCGCCTCGTCAGACGAGAAGCTCGAATTCGCCAAGGCTCACGGCGCCGAGCTGACGCTGAACTACAGCAACGAAGACCTCAAGGAGGGTCTGCGCAAACTCACCGGCGGCAAGGGCGTCGACATCATCTTCGATCCCGTGGGTGGCACCTATGCCGAGCAGGCGCTGCGCTCGATCGCCTGGGAAGGCCGCTTCCTCGTCATCGGCTTTGCCGCCGGCGACATTCCGAAGATGCCGCTGAACCTCGCGCTGCTGAAGGGCTGCGATATCAGAGGCGTGTTCTGGGGCGCCTGGACACGGCTCAACCCGGAGAAGAACCGCGCCAATCTCGAGAAGCTGGTGAAGTGGACCGCGGAAGGAAAAATCTCCTCGCATGTCGACCGCACCTTCCCCCTGGCGCAGACCGCCGACGCACTGAAGGTGCTGGCAGGACGCCAGGCCATGGGCAAGGTGATCCTGCATCCGTAG
- a CDS encoding YkvA family protein, which produces MAAEHSVGFEPADRLAEDRDSVRRRFWRKLKRVAAYLPFTEDLLAAYYCAFDRQTPRHVQASLLGAIAYFILPFDFIPDVMPVLGFTDDAAILATAIRMVASHITSEHREAARAALKRGVDEAEAA; this is translated from the coding sequence ATGGCTGCCGAACACAGCGTCGGCTTCGAACCGGCCGATCGGCTCGCGGAAGATCGTGACAGCGTGCGCCGTCGCTTCTGGCGCAAGCTGAAGCGCGTCGCCGCGTATCTGCCGTTCACGGAGGATCTGCTCGCCGCCTATTACTGCGCGTTCGACCGGCAGACCCCGCGCCACGTCCAGGCATCGCTGCTGGGCGCGATCGCTTACTTCATCCTGCCGTTCGACTTCATCCCCGACGTGATGCCGGTGCTCGGCTTCACGGATGACGCCGCCATTCTCGCCACCGCCATTCGCATGGTCGCCAGCCATATCACGTCGGAGCATCGCGAAGCCGCGCGTGCCGCGCTGAAGCGCGGGGTGGATGAGGCGGAAGCGGCGTAG
- the rlmN gene encoding 23S rRNA (adenine(2503)-C(2))-methyltransferase RlmN, which produces MQPTTEPRDAILVEKTPLETYVPPAKPSLIGLSRTELADRLGEIGVAPAQRKMRVQQLWHWLYFRGAQSFDDMTSISKGIRAELAQHFTVDRPEVVAEQISNDGTRKWLLRLPSGDNVERAHEVECVYIPETDRGTLCVSSQVGCTLNCSFCHTGTQRLVRNLTAGEIVGQIMVARDRLNDWADREDGTRRVTNIVMMGMGEPLYNFDAVRDALLIVGDNEGIGISRRRITLSTSGVVPNIVRAGEEIGVMLAISLHAVRDELRNELVPLNRKYPIKELLQACRDYPGASNARRITFEYVMLKGVNDSLDDAKLLVKMLKGIHAKINLIPFNPWPGTAYECSDWDQIEKFSEYIFNAGYSSPVRTPRGRDILAACGQLKSETEKLSARERQALRAMAMTD; this is translated from the coding sequence ATGCAACCGACGACCGAGCCGCGCGACGCAATCCTGGTGGAGAAGACTCCGCTTGAAACCTATGTGCCGCCGGCCAAGCCGTCGCTCATCGGGCTGTCGCGCACCGAGCTGGCCGATCGCCTCGGCGAGATCGGCGTCGCACCGGCGCAGCGCAAGATGCGTGTGCAGCAGCTCTGGCACTGGCTCTATTTCCGCGGCGCCCAGAGCTTCGACGATATGACGTCGATTTCGAAGGGCATTCGCGCCGAACTCGCGCAGCACTTCACAGTCGACCGACCCGAAGTCGTGGCCGAGCAGATCTCGAACGACGGCACCCGCAAATGGCTGCTGCGCCTGCCGAGCGGCGACAACGTCGAGCGCGCCCATGAAGTCGAGTGCGTCTACATCCCCGAGACCGATCGCGGCACGCTCTGCGTCTCCTCGCAGGTCGGCTGCACGCTCAACTGTTCCTTCTGCCACACCGGCACGCAGCGACTTGTGCGCAACCTCACTGCCGGCGAGATCGTTGGCCAGATCATGGTCGCGCGCGACCGCTTGAACGATTGGGCCGATCGCGAGGACGGCACGCGCCGCGTCACCAACATCGTGATGATGGGGATGGGCGAGCCGCTCTACAATTTCGACGCGGTGCGCGATGCGCTTTTGATCGTCGGCGACAATGAAGGCATCGGCATTTCCCGCCGCCGCATCACGCTGTCGACCTCGGGCGTGGTGCCGAACATCGTGCGCGCCGGCGAGGAGATCGGCGTCATGCTCGCGATCTCCCTGCATGCGGTGCGCGACGAGCTGCGCAACGAGCTGGTGCCGCTCAACCGCAAATATCCGATCAAGGAGCTGCTGCAGGCCTGCCGCGACTATCCCGGCGCCTCCAATGCGCGCCGCATCACCTTCGAGTACGTGATGCTCAAGGGCGTCAACGATTCGCTCGATGATGCCAAGCTGCTGGTGAAGATGCTCAAGGGCATTCACGCCAAGATCAATCTGATCCCGTTCAATCCCTGGCCCGGCACGGCCTACGAATGCTCGGACTGGGACCAGATCGAAAAGTTCTCCGAATACATCTTCAATGCCGGCTATTCCTCGCCGGTGCGTACCCCGCGCGGCCGCGACATTCTCGCCGCCTGCGGCCAGCTCAAGTCGGAGACGGAGAAGCTCAGCGCGCGCGAACGCCAGGCGCTACGCGCCATGGCGATGACGGATTGA
- a CDS encoding VOC family protein encodes MIDHLGMSVSDYERAKAFYAKALAPLDYSLIMEVTAEQTGHGPAAGFGAGGKPDFWIGGEGAMNKPVHVAISAKDRATVDAFYKAAMAAGGRDNGPPGLRPHYHANYYGAFVLDPDGHNIEAVCHAPE; translated from the coding sequence ATGATCGATCATCTGGGCATGTCCGTCTCCGACTATGAGCGCGCGAAGGCGTTCTACGCCAAGGCGCTGGCGCCGCTCGATTACAGCCTGATCATGGAAGTGACGGCGGAGCAGACCGGCCACGGCCCCGCGGCAGGCTTCGGCGCCGGCGGCAAGCCGGATTTCTGGATCGGCGGCGAAGGCGCGATGAACAAGCCGGTGCATGTCGCAATATCAGCGAAAGACCGCGCCACGGTCGATGCGTTCTACAAGGCTGCGATGGCGGCCGGTGGCCGCGACAACGGGCCGCCCGGCCTTCGCCCGCATTATCACGCGAACTATTACGGCGCCTTCGTGCTCGACCCCGACGGCCACAACATCGAGGCGGTCTGTCACGCGCCGGAATAG
- the argG gene encoding argininosuccinate synthase, which yields MTTILKSLPKGEKVGIAFSGGLDTSAALLWMKQKGARCYAYTANLGQPDEADYNEIPRKAEEFGAEKAVLVDCRTQLVHEGIAAIQSGAFHISTGGITYFNTTPLGRAVTGTMLVAAMKEDGVNIWGDGSTFKGNDIERFYRYGLLTNPSLRIYKPWLDQQFIDELGGRAEMSAFMTAQGFAYKMSAEKAYSTDSNLLGATHEAKDLESLDSGIKIVNPIMGVPFWRDDCTVKAEKVVVRFEEGQPTALNGKTFSDPVALFLEANAIGGRHGLGMSDQIENRIIEAKSRGIYEAPGMALLHIAYERLVTGIHNEDTIEQYRISGMRLGRLLYQGRWFDSQALMLRETAQRWVARAVTGEVTLELRRGNDYSIMNTESPNLTYAPERLSMEKVEDAPFTPADRIGQLTMRNLDIADTRTKLGLYSKTGLLSGSEGSQIFKLESDKG from the coding sequence ATGACCACGATCCTGAAAAGCCTGCCCAAGGGCGAGAAAGTCGGCATCGCTTTTTCTGGCGGCCTCGACACCTCGGCGGCGCTGCTCTGGATGAAGCAGAAGGGTGCGCGCTGCTACGCCTATACCGCCAATCTCGGCCAGCCCGACGAAGCCGACTACAACGAGATCCCGCGCAAGGCGGAAGAGTTCGGCGCCGAGAAGGCCGTGCTGGTCGACTGCCGCACACAACTGGTCCACGAGGGCATCGCCGCGATCCAGTCGGGCGCGTTCCACATCTCGACCGGCGGCATCACCTATTTCAACACCACGCCGCTCGGACGCGCCGTCACCGGCACGATGCTGGTCGCGGCGATGAAGGAGGACGGCGTCAACATCTGGGGCGACGGCTCGACCTTCAAGGGCAACGACATCGAGCGCTTCTACCGCTACGGCCTGCTGACCAATCCGAGCCTGCGCATCTACAAGCCATGGCTCGACCAGCAGTTCATCGACGAACTCGGCGGCCGCGCCGAGATGTCGGCATTCATGACGGCGCAAGGCTTTGCCTACAAGATGAGCGCCGAGAAGGCGTACTCGACCGACAGCAATCTGCTCGGCGCCACGCACGAAGCCAAGGATCTCGAAAGCCTCGACAGCGGCATCAAGATCGTCAACCCGATCATGGGCGTGCCGTTCTGGCGCGACGATTGTACCGTGAAGGCCGAGAAGGTCGTCGTGCGTTTCGAGGAGGGCCAGCCGACGGCGCTGAACGGCAAGACCTTCTCGGACCCCGTCGCGCTGTTCCTCGAAGCCAATGCCATCGGCGGCCGTCACGGCCTCGGCATGAGCGACCAGATCGAGAACCGCATCATCGAGGCGAAGAGCCGCGGCATCTACGAAGCTCCGGGCATGGCGCTCTTGCATATTGCTTATGAGCGCCTCGTCACCGGCATCCACAACGAGGACACCATCGAGCAGTACCGCATCAGCGGCATGCGCCTAGGGCGTCTGCTCTATCAGGGCCGCTGGTTCGACTCGCAAGCCCTGATGCTGCGCGAGACCGCGCAGCGCTGGGTCGCGCGGGCCGTGACCGGCGAGGTCACGCTCGAGCTGCGCCGCGGCAACGACTATTCGATCATGAACACCGAGAGCCCCAACCTCACCTATGCGCCGGAGCGGCTCAGCATGGAGAAGGTCGAGGACGCGCCGTTCACGCCGGCCGACCGCATCGGCCAGCTCACCATGCGCAATCTCGACATCGCCGATACGCGCACCAAGCTCGGTCTCTATTCCAAGACCGGCTTGCTGTCGGGCAGCGAAGGCTCGCAGATTTTCAAGCTGGAGAGCGACAAGGGTTGA
- a CDS encoding SDR family oxidoreductase, which produces MFETGLLRNKRILVTGGGSGLGAAMGRRFLALGAELVICGRKIDRLEATASEMRAQIGGKVTTIGCDVRDGAAVDEMMDAIWREAPLDVLVNNAAATFIAQSEHLSFRAADAILAPTLHGAMYCTLAAGKRWIDGKHNGVVLSILSTSTITGRAFTVPSAMAKSAVLAMTKSLAVEWGPKGIRTVAIAPGPFPTPGASGQLRIQGRDDSLTRNPMGRNGEHGELADLASFLVSDRAGYINGEMVVIDGGAHLRSSGAEDLLRWTDAQWAEQRAGRTKS; this is translated from the coding sequence ATGTTTGAAACAGGTCTGCTCAGGAACAAGCGCATTCTCGTCACCGGCGGCGGCTCGGGCCTCGGTGCTGCGATGGGGCGCCGCTTCCTCGCGCTCGGCGCAGAGCTCGTGATTTGCGGTCGCAAGATTGACCGGCTCGAAGCCACTGCGAGCGAAATGCGTGCGCAGATCGGCGGCAAGGTCACGACGATCGGATGCGATGTTCGCGACGGCGCGGCGGTCGACGAGATGATGGACGCGATCTGGCGCGAGGCGCCGCTCGACGTCCTCGTCAACAACGCTGCTGCGACCTTCATCGCGCAGAGTGAGCATCTGTCGTTCCGCGCGGCTGATGCGATCCTGGCGCCGACACTGCACGGTGCAATGTATTGCACGCTCGCTGCCGGCAAGCGCTGGATCGACGGCAAGCACAATGGCGTCGTGCTCTCGATCCTGTCGACCTCGACCATCACCGGCCGTGCCTTCACCGTTCCCTCCGCGATGGCGAAATCGGCGGTGCTGGCGATGACTAAGAGCCTCGCGGTGGAGTGGGGCCCGAAGGGCATCCGCACGGTCGCGATCGCGCCGGGCCCGTTCCCGACGCCGGGTGCTTCCGGGCAGTTGCGGATCCAGGGGCGGGATGACAGCCTGACGCGCAACCCGATGGGCCGCAACGGCGAGCACGGCGAGCTCGCCGACCTCGCCAGCTTTCTGGTCTCGGACCGCGCCGGCTACATCAATGGCGAGATGGTCGTGATTGACGGCGGCGCGCATTTGCGCAGTTCCGGCGCCGAGGACCTGTTGCGGTGGACCGACGCGCAATGGGCCGAGCAGCGCGCTGGACGCACCAAAAGCTAG